A segment of the Plectropomus leopardus isolate mb unplaced genomic scaffold, YSFRI_Pleo_2.0 unplaced_scaffold2594, whole genome shotgun sequence genome:
acacatttagttttatatttttaattcattactTCTTacgttttcttttattttgtgtttttgttttgttttattttctttactttcattttcattttatttagcttgctttgttttctctttttttttatttttattctatttctttattttattttatttcctcattcaatttttatttgattgtattactttttttgcatttatttaactacatttattttgctttatattttttatggtcagtgtttttattctctGACTTTATGACctgccgtgtgtgtgtttgtgttctgctGTGTGTCGTGTTTTTAgtgaactgctcctttaaggctctttttttattctctgctgccctctgctggtcaCATGACCTCCTCTCAGCTCAGGAgcttcctgctgcagcagctgggaTCCACCGGCTCCCATGATGCTCTGGGGCAGGTGAAGGAGGTGATCAGTGAGGTGCTGCATGCCGCCGTGTCAACCAATCAGAAGCAGCAAACACTCAGCaggtaacaaacaaacaaacaaacaaacagtgatcCTGAAAgagcagctttttgttttttagcttttcCTGCAGCAGGTGTCAGGTGCTGTTGATGATTGATGGATTATTGAGTGATGGTGATTGATTCTGCAGATGATTGGCGGATTGTCTGATGGGTAatgattgattattgattgtgttgcaggtgtgtgttgtgttaccAGCTGCTGACCTTCACTCTGCTGTTCAGCGGCTCCATCACACCTGTCGTCGCCCAGgtaacgcacacacacacgcacacaaccTGTTTATGAGGTTTATCCTGATTATGATCATATTCAGGATGTGATgtcatgaatgaatgaaggacttattaaattaaaacaacttattaaagaacaaaacaaaagcaaacgtGTCTGTAACGCAgtcagtaaaagtaaaactcGTGTCGTTTCCGTCACtcatttctcacttttttcttttacctcaTAAATTATTTCAACAGATTTAGTTACAATTATTATCAGTTTATTCACCACCCACTTAAATCAATCAATCGATAACTCTCTCCGATTTATTTACGTTTCAGTTAAATCGATCGACCAGTGACTCTCTCAGATGTGTTTACAGTCCACATGTGCAGCCAGTGTTTCTGTGCGTTCGGAGAAGTCTGGTTTCGGTTCTTCATGTGCTCAGCCCAGTTTCTCTCACATTACTGCagcaaattctgttttttcaaaaaccGAATCAGCTGTTTACACGCTCAAACACATGAACCCGGTCATACGTGGGTTAAATTTTCACGTccatacaaacacactcagcAGTTTGAACAAAAATGGCTTTTTACGATCGCCTGAAACTTATTTGTGATAACTGAGAGTTTTTCTGAAATGTACGTGTTTCcatttgctgtattttataCTCCGAATTTCAATTTGAACAATTTGAGTGTTAACGGAAACTCGCCTGGAGAGTCTCTGGACTAAAGCGAGTCTCCGGACTAAAGGTAGTCTCCGAACTAAAGCGAGTCTCCGGACTAAAGCGAGTCTCCGGACTAAAGCGAGTCTCCGGACTAAAGGGAGTCTCCGGACTAAAGTGGGTCTCTCCAGACTGAATGTCAGATGTTTAttattgaatatatttttaatatctgaCGAGCTGATGTTTCCAAccagagagaagagaaatgtgtgtgtttatcatgTAGTGACCTGTCAGAGGGCCACCAGCCTAAGGTTGAGAAACTCTGCGCTCACAGTGACTCCACAGAACCACTGAAAACACTCTGAGCTCTCATCTCTGcctgcttttattgtgaaaacacTCTGAGCTCTCATCTCTGcctgcttttattgtgaaaacacTCTGACTTTtgaggaggatgatgaagatAATGAATatgatgaatatgaatatgttacattgaTGATGTTAATTGAATCAGAATAAagagtgttttgtttctgtgacgAGTTCAgctgatctgtgatcagtgagGCAGCTccgaggacagagaggacactcTGTCTCCATAACAcctgtccctcctcctcctgctcctcttcctcctcctcctcttcctcctcctcctcctcttcctcctcctcctctcttcatttcctttcttcttctgaTCTTcctgcttctttctttttcttcttcaggttGAAActgatttgacattttcttctctGAGCGAGCACACATTTGACGGACAGATCACCAAAGATCTGATCCTGGAGGACACGCTGCACTTCCTGCTGTCCTCAGAGACTCACCTGTCCTCTGAGACACACCAGGTGAGACAACACAGCATTGAACAGCTTCAAACACTGGTGATTCCACccacagtgaaaatgaataaactcttttaatttctgtattaaatgtaataattttccAGGTGAGTTTCTGTCGTTTCAGAAGATTTCAGTGTcagtttcaaaattattattttacttaaaaaaatattctagaACAAAAATCAGTGAATCTCTTGTAATACATCATCTGTGTTTTCTCAAAGTTTACCACACAAACATTATTGTCTTTAAAATCAGCtctgaaatatattttgaaaaccctgtttgtctctgtctgtcaacAGTACGGTGActgcagagggacacacagcgTCTGTCTGTCGGAGGACGAGTTTCTTCTTTTGCTTCAGTTTCAGAGACAGATGAAGACGCCCTCAGCTTTTCAGCTGgtaattaacaaatattttaatgtgaaaaacatgttttattttgatatcaCCCAGAGGAAGCAGATATTTTATCTGTAAGCACGTCATTTATTCTTATGATAAATATTGACAATAATAGGGGTCCCAACATGGAGCCCTGTGGGACCCCAAAGTGAActgagggactgtttgttattagtAAGGGGGTTGCAAAATGCCGGCGGCATGTTAAATAGTATTTTAAGTGCTGGGGAGGGACAGAGGTTTCTTTAATTTGGTGTTAgtggaggggcatacaacttttttttaaaacaatcttTAAATTTGTTATGACTatttgtaaaggaaaaaaaaagtttgaattttttttcctctaaaatgttttttgatttttttttttttaaaaacatgtatgtattgtctctctgtctgtagtTGTGCCCCAGCCCatcctcgtcctcgtcctcgtcctcgtccGGTCCCCTCAGCATCTCAGATCTTCAGGTGAGGATCAGCCGTCACTATGAGCTGCGGAGGAACCAGAGTCACAGGTGAGAATCGGTCCGTCGATCCTCcgacagtttgttttgttcgGACAGGAGTGATGAtgtacttcctgtttcctgcagagCTGATGATGCAGAGGAACGGACCAAtcaggaggcagaggaggaggagagcccTGAGGGTGAGATGctgctccaaaaacaaaaatccagcAGGTGAATCTGCCGTCAGACTCAGTGGCTTCCTGTCGTCCCCTTAGGTGGTCCGTGCGTGGACCCCCACCTCCGGCAGATCTACACAGACCCCCCCCTCACTCTGGCCCCGCCCTTCAGCCCCGGGGTCAAAGAGTACCGTGCCGAGGTTGCCTTCGACACGGTGACGGTCCGAATCCAACCGGAGCCCGTTAGCGCAGCCTGCAGGGTCCACCTGGATGAACACCGAGGGCCCAGGtgagacctctgacctctgacctttgaccaaaacCACCTGAGccacgtcacttttcttgtgctgca
Coding sequences within it:
- the LOC121966803 gene encoding cadherin-like and PC-esterase domain-containing protein 1 encodes the protein VSGWSLLLCLSSSERSCLRRISFSHLQPQQTVNLLPAVMEAFSDAGGGLCRFLSGSHLTGAELPMKPWACGSTNQKLPAPRDSAGADSQSPVGAPPPALVAMVNVYVLVTSVRPLTSFLHDISVVTTNQEQRGRPTKLRSFLLQQLGSTGSHDALGQVKEVISEVLHAAVSTNQKQQTLSRCVLCYQLLTFTLLFSGSITPVVAQVETDLTFSSLSEHTFDGQITKDLILEDTLHFLLSSETHLSSETHQYGDCRGTHSVCLSEDEFLLLLQFQRQMKTPSAFQLLCPSPSSSSSSSSSGPLSISDLQVRISRHYELRRNQSHRADDAEERTNQEAEEEESPEGGPCVDPHLRQIYTDPPLTLAPPFSPGVKEYRAEVAFDTVTVRIQPEPVSAACRVHLDEHRGPRMANYPVGLGDSRISILVTDDGEPEPVVMTIYTVHVYRESRPSLPMFGDHVMCSFLQ